In a genomic window of Mycolicibacter heraklionensis:
- the recD gene encoding exodeoxyribonuclease V subunit alpha, giving the protein MSELLEWRVASGGTGLLRDFNQAGVLDAADVHAAQRITTLGGEPDETVGLALALTVRALRHGSVCLDLSTVAADTDAAEVAWPEPEPWLAAVRDSRLVQAQVLRLYDGRLLYLDRYWREEEQVCTDLLALSAPGTAPAELPAFERLFPSGKFDEQRAAAEIALSQSVTVLTGGPGTGKTTTVARLLALLAEHAERSGTPGLRIALAAPTGKAAARLTEAVAAEVAELAPVDQARLAGLGATTLHTLLGSRPDSSVRFRHDRANRLPHDVIVVDETSMVSLTLMARLLEAMRPDARLILVGDADQLASVEAGAVLADLVDGLAARPDTRVATLRTSHRFGESIGALAVAIRDGDADKAVALLAAGGEHVEWIDTDHAVDVAERLAALVVPHALAVRQAALLGDAAAASATLDEHRLLCAHREGLHGVQHWNQQIRRWVAEQTGDPMWTEWYAGRPLLVTANDYGLGLRNGDTGAVVVRNEGLRAVIATASGPLEFATSRLADVETMYAMTIHKSQGSQAGEVTVLMPPVESRLLTRELFYTAVTRAKSKVRVVGSEASVRAALGRRVVRASGLALRLREA; this is encoded by the coding sequence ATGAGCGAGTTGTTGGAGTGGCGGGTAGCCTCCGGCGGCACTGGGCTGTTGCGGGACTTCAATCAGGCCGGTGTGCTGGATGCCGCCGATGTGCACGCGGCCCAACGCATCACGACACTGGGCGGCGAGCCCGACGAGACGGTGGGCTTGGCGCTGGCGCTGACCGTGCGGGCACTGCGGCACGGGTCGGTGTGCCTGGATCTGTCGACGGTGGCCGCCGACACCGACGCCGCGGAGGTGGCCTGGCCGGAGCCGGAGCCATGGCTGGCGGCGGTGCGGGACAGTCGGCTGGTGCAGGCGCAGGTGCTGCGGCTTTATGACGGCCGGCTGCTCTACCTCGACCGGTATTGGCGCGAGGAGGAGCAGGTCTGCACGGACCTGCTGGCGTTGTCGGCGCCCGGGACGGCGCCGGCGGAGCTGCCCGCCTTTGAGCGACTTTTTCCGTCCGGCAAGTTCGATGAGCAGCGTGCGGCCGCCGAAATCGCACTGTCGCAGTCGGTTACGGTGCTCACCGGTGGTCCGGGCACCGGCAAGACGACTACGGTGGCGCGGCTGTTGGCGCTGTTGGCCGAGCATGCCGAACGGTCGGGCACGCCCGGGCTGCGGATCGCGTTGGCCGCCCCGACCGGTAAAGCGGCGGCCCGGCTGACCGAGGCCGTCGCCGCGGAGGTGGCCGAGCTGGCGCCGGTGGATCAGGCGCGGCTCGCCGGGCTGGGCGCGACCACGTTGCACACCCTGCTGGGTTCGCGGCCGGACAGCTCGGTGCGGTTCCGCCACGATCGGGCCAACCGGCTGCCGCACGACGTGATCGTCGTCGACGAGACATCGATGGTGTCGCTGACGCTGATGGCCCGGCTGCTGGAGGCGATGCGCCCGGATGCCCGCCTGATTCTGGTGGGCGACGCCGACCAGCTGGCGTCGGTGGAAGCCGGTGCGGTGCTGGCCGATCTGGTGGACGGGCTGGCGGCGCGGCCCGACACCCGGGTGGCGACGCTGCGCACGTCGCACCGGTTCGGCGAGTCGATCGGTGCGCTGGCAGTGGCGATCCGCGACGGCGACGCCGATAAGGCGGTCGCGCTGCTGGCCGCCGGGGGCGAACACGTGGAGTGGATCGACACCGACCACGCGGTCGACGTGGCCGAGCGATTGGCGGCACTGGTGGTGCCGCACGCGCTGGCGGTACGCCAGGCCGCCCTGCTCGGCGATGCCGCGGCGGCCTCGGCGACGCTGGACGAGCATCGGTTGCTGTGTGCGCACCGGGAGGGCCTGCACGGAGTGCAGCACTGGAACCAGCAGATCCGCCGGTGGGTGGCCGAGCAGACCGGTGACCCGATGTGGACCGAGTGGTATGCCGGCCGACCACTGCTGGTGACCGCCAATGACTATGGGCTCGGGTTGCGCAACGGCGACACCGGAGCGGTGGTGGTCCGCAACGAGGGGCTGCGCGCGGTGATCGCAACGGCATCCGGGCCGCTGGAGTTCGCGACCAGCCGGCTCGCCGACGTCGAGACCATGTACGCGATGACGATCCACAAAAGCCAGGGCAGCCAGGCCGGCGAAGTGACCGTGTTGATGCCGCCCGTCGAGTCGCGACTGTTGACCCGGGAGTTGTTCTACACCGCGGTGACTCGAGCCAAGTCGAAAGTGCGGGTGGTGGGCTCGGAGGCCTCGGTGCGGGCCGCGCTGGGTCGGCGGGTGGTGCGGGCGTCCGGGCTGGCACTGCGGCTGCGGGAGGCGTGA
- the recB gene encoding exodeoxyribonuclease V subunit beta yields the protein MERFDLLGPLPARATTTVLEASAGTGKTFTLAGLVTRYLAEGRATLDEMLLITFSRAATRELRDRVRRQLVETLAALDGASTQEPNDLVAHLCSGSAEDREVRRRRLRDALAGFDAATIATTHQFCHLVLKSLGIAGDTSAGVELVESLDDLVIQVVDDLYLAKFGTQRDEVALSYADALKLARVVVSDPYAQLRPQDPEPGSVAEVRLRFIDAVCTELELRKRRLGVLGYDDLLRRLAAALEPADSPARERMRQRWPIVMVDEFQDTDPIQWQVIERGFVGHSAVVLIGDPKQAIYGFRGGDIYTYLQAARTAGQQRTLAVNWRSDSALVDALQTVMGGAALGDPQIVVHDVRAAVGGSRLVGAPSTAPFRLRVVGRAAFGVSSDRVVPMPKLRRHIPDDLAADVAALWASGATFDGRPITPGDVAVIVENSKDAAACQEALLRAGIPAVFTGDADVFSSAAAADWLCLLEAFEATHRGGLVRAAAATVFFGYTAAALADGGDALTDKVASTLRDWADELRLHGPAAVFEAAQLAGLKRRLLGEYGGERTMTDLAHVAQLLHEAAHRDRLGLPALRDWLRRQCTEGNGGGQHNRRLDSDAAAVQILTVWGAKGLQFPIVYLPFAFNRHMFDEAIPLYHDGGVRCRHVGGPDSFDHTDVQRLSLAEAARNDIRLAYVALTRAQSQVVAWWAASYDEPNGGLSRLLRGRCRGEAPVPDRCEPKPTDDEALSCFREWEAAGGLVIEDSVIAPLAPVVPAQPPDGLEARHFHRHIDTGWRRTSYSGLIRHASEVTEGGASGVHSEPELSARDDEADDVPVAAAPPPVGADLISPMAELPAGAAFGSLVHAVLETADPFAADLAAELEAHVRQHAAWWSVDAEPAALAAALVPMHDTPLGPLADGLTLREIGTRDRLRELDFEIPLAGGDVRGVAPDVRLAEVGLLLREHLPADDPFAPYADRLATEALGGQPLRGYLSGSIDVVLRVPEQRFLVVDYKTNRLGDTAADYGFDRLTAAMLHSDYPLQALLYTAVLHRFLRWRLPGYDPEQHLGGVLYLFVRGMCGPDTPALGGHRAGVFDWRPPTALVVALSDLLHARRAA from the coding sequence ATGGAACGCTTCGACCTGCTGGGCCCACTGCCCGCCCGCGCCACCACCACCGTCCTGGAGGCCAGCGCCGGCACCGGTAAGACATTCACCTTGGCCGGTCTGGTGACCCGCTATCTGGCCGAGGGGCGCGCCACGCTGGACGAGATGCTGCTGATCACGTTCAGCCGGGCGGCCACCAGGGAGCTGCGGGACCGGGTGCGTCGTCAGCTGGTGGAGACATTGGCCGCCCTCGACGGCGCCAGCACGCAGGAACCCAATGATCTTGTCGCGCATCTGTGCAGCGGCAGTGCGGAGGATCGCGAGGTGCGCCGCCGGCGGCTGCGTGACGCGCTGGCCGGCTTCGACGCCGCGACCATCGCCACCACCCACCAGTTCTGTCATCTGGTGCTGAAATCACTGGGCATCGCCGGTGACACCAGCGCGGGCGTCGAGTTGGTGGAAAGCCTTGACGACCTGGTGATCCAGGTCGTGGATGACCTGTACCTCGCGAAGTTCGGGACGCAGCGCGACGAGGTGGCGCTCAGTTACGCCGACGCGCTGAAACTCGCGCGGGTGGTGGTCTCCGACCCGTATGCCCAACTGCGCCCGCAGGATCCCGAACCGGGTTCGGTGGCCGAGGTGCGGCTGCGATTCATCGACGCGGTGTGCACGGAGTTGGAGTTGCGCAAGCGCCGGCTCGGCGTATTGGGGTACGACGACTTGCTGCGCCGGCTCGCCGCCGCACTGGAGCCGGCGGATTCCCCGGCGCGGGAACGGATGCGGCAGCGCTGGCCGATCGTGATGGTCGATGAGTTCCAGGACACCGACCCCATCCAGTGGCAGGTGATCGAACGCGGCTTCGTCGGGCATTCGGCGGTGGTGCTGATCGGCGACCCCAAGCAGGCGATCTACGGGTTCCGCGGCGGCGACATCTACACCTACCTGCAGGCGGCACGCACCGCCGGGCAGCAGCGCACCCTGGCGGTGAACTGGCGCAGCGACTCAGCCCTGGTCGATGCGCTGCAGACGGTGATGGGCGGTGCGGCGCTGGGTGATCCGCAGATCGTGGTGCACGATGTCCGGGCCGCGGTCGGCGGGTCTCGGCTGGTCGGTGCGCCCAGCACCGCCCCGTTCCGGCTGCGGGTGGTCGGCCGCGCGGCGTTCGGCGTCAGCTCAGACCGCGTTGTCCCGATGCCCAAGCTGCGCCGCCACATTCCCGATGATCTGGCCGCCGACGTCGCCGCCTTGTGGGCCAGCGGCGCGACCTTCGACGGCAGGCCGATCACCCCCGGTGACGTGGCGGTGATCGTCGAGAACAGCAAGGACGCGGCCGCCTGCCAGGAGGCCTTGCTGCGGGCCGGGATTCCCGCGGTGTTCACCGGCGATGCGGACGTGTTCTCCTCGGCTGCGGCCGCCGACTGGCTGTGTCTGCTGGAGGCGTTCGAGGCGACCCACCGCGGCGGGTTGGTGCGGGCCGCCGCGGCGACGGTATTCTTCGGCTATACCGCCGCCGCACTGGCCGACGGCGGTGACGCGTTGACCGACAAGGTGGCGTCGACGTTGCGGGACTGGGCGGATGAGCTGCGGCTGCACGGGCCGGCGGCGGTGTTCGAGGCGGCGCAGTTGGCCGGCCTGAAGCGCCGACTGCTCGGCGAGTACGGCGGCGAACGCACCATGACCGATCTGGCGCATGTGGCTCAGCTGCTGCATGAGGCCGCGCACCGCGACCGGCTGGGCCTGCCGGCGTTACGGGATTGGTTGCGCCGTCAATGCACCGAAGGAAACGGCGGCGGGCAGCACAATCGTCGGCTGGACTCCGACGCCGCTGCCGTGCAGATCCTGACGGTGTGGGGCGCCAAGGGTTTGCAGTTCCCGATCGTGTACCTGCCGTTCGCGTTCAACCGGCACATGTTCGACGAGGCCATCCCGCTCTATCACGACGGCGGTGTCCGCTGCCGGCACGTCGGCGGCCCGGACAGCTTCGACCACACCGATGTGCAACGGCTGAGCCTGGCCGAGGCTGCCCGCAACGACATTCGGCTCGCCTATGTGGCATTGACCCGGGCGCAGTCGCAGGTGGTGGCGTGGTGGGCGGCGTCGTACGACGAGCCCAACGGCGGCCTGTCCCGGCTGCTGCGGGGCCGATGCCGCGGCGAGGCACCGGTGCCGGATCGCTGCGAGCCCAAACCCACCGATGACGAAGCACTGTCCTGTTTCCGGGAGTGGGAGGCCGCCGGCGGCCTGGTCATCGAGGACTCGGTGATCGCCCCGTTGGCACCGGTCGTCCCGGCACAGCCTCCGGATGGCTTGGAAGCGCGGCATTTCCACCGCCACATCGACACCGGGTGGCGTCGCACGTCGTATTCGGGGCTGATCCGGCATGCCAGTGAGGTCACCGAAGGCGGGGCGTCTGGGGTGCACAGTGAACCGGAGTTGAGCGCCCGCGACGACGAGGCCGACGACGTGCCCGTAGCGGCGGCGCCGCCGCCGGTCGGGGCGGATCTGATCTCGCCGATGGCCGAGCTGCCCGCCGGGGCGGCGTTCGGCTCGCTGGTGCACGCCGTGCTGGAGACCGCCGATCCGTTCGCCGCCGACTTGGCCGCCGAGCTGGAAGCCCACGTGCGTCAACACGCCGCCTGGTGGTCGGTGGACGCCGAGCCGGCCGCGCTGGCGGCGGCGCTGGTGCCCATGCACGACACCCCGCTGGGGCCGCTGGCCGACGGGCTGACACTGCGCGAGATCGGCACCCGGGACCGGTTGCGGGAGCTGGATTTTGAGATTCCCCTGGCCGGTGGAGATGTTCGCGGCGTAGCGCCGGACGTGCGGCTGGCGGAGGTGGGATTGCTGCTGCGCGAGCACCTGCCCGCGGACGACCCGTTCGCCCCGTATGCCGACCGGCTGGCCACCGAGGCCCTGGGCGGCCAGCCGCTGCGCGGATATCTGTCCGGGTCGATCGATGTGGTGCTGCGGGTGCCCGAGCAGCGCTTCCTGGTGGTCGACTACAAGACCAACCGGCTCGGCGACACCGCCGCCGACTACGGCTTCGACCGGCTCACCGCCGCCATGCTGCATTCGGACTACCCGCTACAGGCGCTGCTGTATACCGCGGTGCTGCACCGCTTCCTGCGGTGGCGGCTGCCCGGTTACGACCCCGAGCAGCACTTGGGCGGGGTGTTGTATCTGTTCGTGCGCGGAATGTGCGGACCGGACACCCCGGCGCTCGGCGGGCACCGTGCCGGGGTGTTCGACTGGCGGCCGCCGACCGCACTGGTGGTGGCGTTGTCGGATCTGTTGCACGCGAGGCGGGCGGCATGA